From uncultured Bacteroides sp., a single genomic window includes:
- a CDS encoding M13 family metallopeptidase has protein sequence MKKGMFKALSCIALATITISCKQAKFSSEKGDALASHIDSTTKAGDDFFQFANGKWFKQNPIPASEQSNGIFQLIQDTINAQVRNICESSAAIQNAPKGSNKQKIGDFFSTGMDSISLNKKGISDLKGDFTKIDNIRDLNGIIREASYIHTVSSSPLLGMYVTQDDKNSSKYQVYITQGGLSMPDRSYYVDTDASSKAIREKFVTYVGNMFGIMGYDNSKAKQAAAKLMEMETALAKTSRKREDTRDPLANYNKMTFAKLTALTPNLDWKVFINGTGLTKVDSVVVGQPEFLTALNGYLKKYTIDDWKNYLKFHILNGLTAYLDNKTYMESFNFYASALRGIKEPKPRWKRVVEQTDGSLGELIGQVYVNEYLPKGTKEKLEEIGNAIKSVFAQRIKALDWMSASTKEKALKKLNAVIMKVGYPEKWKDLSAMQIDRSSYVKNVMSANKWEFNYMISKYGKPVDRKEWGMEPQTYNAYYNPSNNEIVIPGCNIIVPGYEGKMADDALLYSIIGGTFGHEITHGFDDQGCKYNELGNLSNWWTNEDRTKFTQKTKMIVKQFNDYVAVDNLHINGELTQGENIADLGGVVMGFDAFKNTRQYKNNEIIAGLNPNQRFFLGYALAWMQNIRPEAISNQIKSNEHAPAKWRVLGPLSNMPEFYQAFGVKKGDKMWRPENQIVKIW, from the coding sequence AGCTGCATCGCTCTTGCAACAATCACAATATCGTGCAAGCAGGCAAAATTTTCTTCGGAAAAGGGTGATGCCCTGGCTTCACACATTGACTCTACAACAAAAGCCGGAGATGATTTCTTTCAGTTTGCCAATGGCAAATGGTTCAAACAAAACCCGATTCCAGCAAGCGAACAAAGTAATGGAATATTCCAGCTTATTCAGGATACCATAAACGCGCAGGTCCGTAATATCTGCGAATCATCGGCTGCCATTCAAAATGCACCGAAGGGTAGTAACAAACAGAAAATAGGCGACTTCTTCTCTACAGGTATGGACAGTATTTCGCTGAATAAAAAAGGTATTAGCGATCTGAAAGGCGATTTCACCAAAATAGATAATATCAGGGATCTGAACGGCATCATCAGGGAAGCATCTTATATCCATACCGTATCATCGTCTCCGTTATTGGGTATGTATGTTACTCAGGACGATAAGAACAGCAGCAAGTACCAGGTATACATTACTCAGGGCGGACTTAGTATGCCAGACCGAAGTTACTATGTGGATACGGATGCAAGTTCCAAAGCTATCCGCGAAAAGTTCGTGACCTATGTGGGTAACATGTTCGGAATCATGGGTTACGACAATTCAAAAGCGAAGCAGGCTGCCGCAAAACTGATGGAAATGGAAACAGCTCTGGCAAAGACATCACGCAAGCGGGAAGACACCCGTGACCCGTTAGCCAACTATAACAAAATGACATTCGCCAAACTGACTGCATTAACACCGAACCTCGATTGGAAGGTTTTTATAAATGGTACCGGACTGACGAAGGTGGATAGCGTGGTTGTTGGCCAGCCTGAATTCCTTACCGCGTTAAACGGCTATCTGAAGAAATACACGATAGACGACTGGAAGAATTACCTCAAATTCCATATATTGAATGGACTGACTGCTTATCTGGACAATAAAACCTACATGGAAAGCTTCAACTTCTATGCTTCTGCCCTGCGTGGTATAAAAGAGCCAAAACCCAGATGGAAGCGTGTTGTGGAACAAACCGACGGGTCACTTGGTGAACTGATTGGTCAGGTATATGTAAACGAGTATTTGCCCAAAGGAACCAAAGAAAAGCTGGAAGAAATAGGGAACGCCATCAAATCGGTTTTTGCACAGCGCATCAAAGCACTCGACTGGATGAGTGCATCTACCAAAGAAAAAGCGCTAAAGAAGCTCAATGCTGTAATTATGAAAGTTGGTTATCCAGAGAAATGGAAAGACCTGAGTGCCATGCAGATTGACCGTTCCTCTTATGTAAAGAATGTGATGAGCGCCAATAAATGGGAATTTAACTACATGATAAGCAAATACGGCAAACCGGTAGACCGAAAAGAATGGGGCATGGAACCGCAAACCTACAATGCGTATTACAATCCGTCGAACAATGAAATCGTGATTCCGGGTTGCAACATCATCGTTCCCGGTTACGAAGGGAAAATGGCCGACGATGCCCTGCTCTACTCCATCATTGGCGGAACCTTCGGACATGAAATTACACATGGTTTCGACGATCAAGGTTGCAAATACAATGAACTTGGCAACCTTAGCAACTGGTGGACCAACGAAGATAGAACCAAGTTTACCCAAAAGACAAAAATGATTGTGAAGCAGTTCAACGATTATGTGGCTGTAGACAATCTTCACATCAACGGTGAACTGACTCAGGGAGAAAACATTGCGGATCTAGGAGGAGTAGTAATGGGATTCGATGCATTCAAGAATACCAGACAATACAAAAACAATGAAATCATTGCCGGTCTGAACCCAAACCAGCGTTTCTTTCTTGGCTACGCACTGGCATGGATGCAGAACATACGTCCTGAAGCCATCTCAAACCAGATAAAGAGCAACGAACACGCTCCCGCCAAATGGAGAGTCCTTGGTCCGCTATCCAATATGCCCGAGTTCTACCAGGCATTCGGAGTGAAAAAAGGCGATAAAATGTGGCGTCCTGAAAATCAGATTGTAAAGATCTGGTAA